A region from the Pungitius pungitius chromosome 16, fPunPun2.1, whole genome shotgun sequence genome encodes:
- the gnb2 gene encoding guanine nucleotide-binding protein G(I)/G(S)/G(T) subunit beta-2, translating into MSELEQLRQEAEQLRNQIRDARKACGDSTLTQITAGLDPVGRIQMRTRRTLRGHLAKIYAMHWGTDSKLLVSASQDGKLIIWDSYTTNKMHAIPLRSSWVMTCAYAPSGNYVACGGLDNICSIYCLKTREGNVRVSRELPGHTGYLSCCRFIDDNQIITSSGDTTCALWDIETSQQTTVFSGHSGDVMSLSLSPDLRTFVSGACDASVKLWDIRDSMCRQTFTGHESDINAICFFPNGSAFATGSDDATCRLFDLRADQELSLYCHDNIICGITSVAFSRSGRLLLAGYDDFNCNIWDAMKGDRAGVLAGHDNRVSCLGVTDDGMAVSTGSWDSFLKIWN; encoded by the exons ATGAGTGAGCTGGAGCAGCTTCGCCAGGAGGCCGAGCAGCTTAGGAACCAGATAAGA GACGCTAGGAAAGCATGTGGAGATTCTACCCTGACACAG ATAACTGCTGGTCTGGATCCAGTGGGGCGGATCCAGATGCGGACGAGACGCACCCTCCGAGGTCACCTCGCCAAGATCTACGCCATGCACTGGGGCACGGACTCAAA GCTTCTGGTTAGTGCCTCTCAAGATGGAAAGCTGATCATCTGGGACAGCTACACTACTAACAAG ATGCACGCCATCCCCCTGCGCTCCTCCTGGGTGATGACCTGTGCGTACGCCCCCTCCGGCAACTACGTGGCCTGCGGAGGCCTGGACAACATCTGCTCCATCTACTGCTTGAAGACTCGCGAGGGCAACGTCAGGGTCAGCAGGGAGCTGCCCGGCCACACAG GTTACCTGTCATGTTGCCGTTTCATTGATGACAATCAAATCATCACCAGTTCAGGAGACACCACATG TGCACTGTGGGACATTGAGACGAGTCAGCAGACCACGGTCTTCTCGGGGCACAGCGGTGACGTCATGAGTCTGTCCCTGTCGCCCGACCTGCGCACCTTCGTGTCAGGAGCCTGCGACGCCTCGGTCAAGCTGTGGGACATCAGGGACAGCATGTGCCGGCAGACCTTCACGGGCCACGAGTCGGACATCAACGCCATCTgc TTCTTTCCCAACGGCAGCGCCTTCGCCACAGGCTCAGACGACGCCACCTGCAGGCTGTTCGACCTGCGTGCAGACCAGGAGCTCAGCCTCTATTGCCACGACAACATCATTTGTGGCATCACCTCCGTGGCTTTCTCGCGCTCTGGCCGCTTGCTGCTGGCGGGTTACGATGACTTTAACTGCAACATCTGGGACGCCATGAAGGGAGACAGAGCAG GGGTCCTGGCCGGCCATGACAATCGTGTGAGCTGTCTGGGTGTGACGGATGACGGCATGGCGGTGAGCACCGGGTCCTGGGACAGCTTCCTTAAGATCTGGAACTGA